The proteins below come from a single Cannabis sativa cultivar Pink pepper isolate KNU-18-1 chromosome 3, ASM2916894v1, whole genome shotgun sequence genomic window:
- the LOC115710664 gene encoding uncharacterized protein LOC115710664 has product MRRCQDDQDRRTQEAADLIRSYFNQNTQGMGTDAHNQQIPQTYPREVPTPRNQRERVVYGHEERPRNQERTRSHPSNRVPRNNNRPPPTDEQVLTGNHMGRDDSHNVRLRRSGGGNSRNNNGDRGRNSGRTPQRREWQPRDQHSKPRYGDDRPRNCRSRGRREEPEVNSDYHPNYPDGHGDDEAESQANNQPNHELRGYQARGSYAPNRQHQPKNPHERGRNDQVPPPADGTADSQNAGGRPRTGLVFERVGPRGGRDLHDALNRNRDNHSSNIVNPPEPVQGDQANVGVNIAQPQIVTDPVIQARLDELTRLVKDLTAPKPTDLDLERRRGSAFSQMINDLPIPTKFKMPTCKYTARQIPVELGDLVAIKQKPDEPLKDYIQRFMQESTKVKNLSDDGKRADIMGGILVGKEAEWNAKGLNQAKGNKNGASTSGQGSHGQESNNKNGFNNGKRTNNNNGGNNFINNKKPNKASS; this is encoded by the exons ATGAGGAGGTGCCAAGACGACCAAGATCGTCGCACCCAAGAGGCTGCCGACTTAATACGAAGCTACTTCAACCAAAACACTCAAGGGATGGGTACTGATGCCCACAATCAACAGATACCTCAAACCTATCCTCGGGAGGTCCCTACCCCAAGGAACCAGAGGGAGAGGGTGGTCTATGGACATGAAGAGCGCCCAAGGAACCAAGAGAGGACTAGGAGTCACCCCTCTAACAGGGTTCCCCGCAATAATAATCGACCACCCCCGACCGATGAGCAAGTCCTAACCGGTAATCATATGGGACGTGATGACTCCCACAATGTCCGTCTAAGGCGGAGTGGTGGAGGAAACTCTAGAAACAACAATGGTGACCGTGGCAGAAACAGTGGAAGGACGCCCCAACGTAGGGAGTGGCAACCCCGCGATCAACATAGCAAACCACGATATGGCGATGATCGCCCAAGAAATTGTAGGTCTAGGGGGAGAAGAGAAGAACCTGAGGTCAACAGTGACTACCATCCAAACTACCCTGACGGTCATGGAGATGATGAAGCTGAAAGTCAGGCTAACAACCAACCAAATCATGAGCTGAGGGGTTATCAAGCCAGAGGGTCGTATGCCCCAAATAGGCAACATCAACCTAAAAATCCACACGAAAGGGGTAGGAATGACCAAGTACCACCCCCGGCAGATGGAACGGCTGACAGTCAGAACGCCGGAGGAAGGCCAAGAACTGGGTTAGTTTTTGAACGGGTAGGCCCCCGAGGGGGTAGAGACCTGCATGACGCCCTCAACAGAAATAGAGACAATCATAGTTCCAACATAGTGAACCCACCTGAGCCAGTTCAAGGGGACCAAGCAAATGTTGGTGTCAATATTGCTCAACCTCAAATAGTCACAGATCCGGTGATCCAAGCTCGGTTGGACGAGTTAACCCGATTGGTCAAGGACCTTACTGCACCAAAACCCACTGACTTGGATCTGGAAAGGAGAAGAGGGTCTGCCTTCTCCCAAATGATCAATGACCTTCCTATTCCAACAAAGTTTAAGATGCCCACTTGCAAGTACACAG CCCGACAGATACCGGTGGAGTTGGGTGACTTGGTCGCCATCAAGCAGAAGCCCGATGAGCCACTAAAAGACTACATTCAACGCTTTATGCAGGAGTCAACCAAAGTAAAAAATCTGAGCGATGATGGCAAGCGGGCCGACATCATGGGGGGCATTCTGGTGGGAA AAGAGGCTGAGTGGAACGCCAAAGGCCTCAACCAAGCTAAGGGAAACAAGAACGGAGCAAGCACTAGTGGCCAAGGCTCCCATGGTCAGGAgagtaataataaaaatggcTTTAACAATGGAAAGAGGACCAACAACAATAATGGTGGAAACAACTTTATTAACAACAAAAAGCCAAACAAAGCATCATCATGA
- the LOC133035655 gene encoding uncharacterized protein LOC133035655, translating to MFEIPEMSKVQRSLSFKGETEKKDELGVDQKDGERTKDKSEEAVDDALSVPSLNLSEDNVDVPIEKAVFEESFEDINFWVEEVPVIVKEEVELTAKDDFDAAALERFKDFGGKVIGPFTVNNVYSNQMCEFFRYIFSRANDPSEVLAYFGKVEVDRRGFQCIRPESNISNSLLGRSMAVERMAREQQCSTLYYDEDLNLCHNVICIFLILLCFCIFL from the exons ATGTTCGAGATACCTGAGATGAGCAAAGTTCAGCGCTCGCTTTCTTTCAAGGGGGAGACCGAGAAGAAGGATGAGTTGGGTGTGGACCAAAAAGATGGTGAAAGGACGAAGGATAAATCCGAAGAGGCTGTCGATGATGCACTAAGTGTCCCTTCACTTAATCTATCAGAAGATAATGTCGATGTTCCAATTGAGAAGGCTGTTTTTGAAGAGTCTTTTGAAGATATCAACTTTTGGGTAGAAGAAGTCCCAGTTATTGTGAAAGAGGAAGTTGAGCTGACCGCCAAGGATGATTTTgatgctgctgccttagaaagATTCAAAGATTTTGGAGGAAAGGTGATTGGGCCCTTCACTGTCAACAATGTTTATTCGAATCAAATGTGTGAGTTCTTTCGTTACATTTTCTCTCGCGCCAATGATCCGAG TGAAGTGTTAGCCTATTTTGGGAAGGTTGAGGTTGATCGTCGGGGATTTCAATGCATAAGACCAGAGTCCAATATCTCAAACAGT TTACTTGGAAGATCAATGGCTGTGGAGAGGATGGCGAGGGAGCAACAGTGTTCCACTCTTTATTACGATGAAGATTTGAATTTATGTCACAATGTAATTTGCATTTTCTTGATACTTTTGTGTTTTTGCATATTTCTTTAG
- the LOC133035438 gene encoding zinc finger BED domain-containing protein RICESLEEPER 1-like: MEKKRVGPPSSSDWECATVFVKFLKTFYEVTLKFSGSLHVTSNNFYHEICEIHTQLGDLCGSSDPLLSTMAANMRRKYDKYWGNAENINPFLFLAIVVDPRYKLKYLKYLFETIYEAEIVAKIVVNVEQVLQRLFTSYNAMNGNKDDKVTKSDSLVPTRDLKESNRSRLLANYLQQRQMVVDDQMNDVERYLLDDPVNPLTPSFD, encoded by the exons atggaaaaaaagaGGGTTGGACCACCTTCTTCTAGTGATTGGGAGTGTGCTACGGTATTTGtcaaatttcttaaaacttTCTATGAAGTTACTTTAAAGTTTAGTGGTTCATTACATGTAACTTCTAACAACTTTTATCATGAGATATGTGAGATACACACTCAATTGGGAGATTTGTGTGGTAGTAGTGACCCTTTGCTATCTACCATGGCTGCCAATATGAGAAGGAAGTATGACAAATATTGGGGCAATGCTGAAAATATcaatccttttttatttttggctaTTGTGGTTGATCCAAGGTACAAGTTAAAGTATTTGAAATATTTGTTTGAGACCATTTACGAAGCTGAAATTGTTGCTAAAATCGTTGTTAACGTGGAACAAGTCCTTCAACGTTTGTTCACTTCCTATAATGCGATGAATGGGAATAAAGATGATAAG GTTACCAAAAGTGATTCACTAGTACCAACTCGTGATCTCAAAGAATCCAATAGGAGTAGACTATTGGCAAATTACTTACAGCAACGACAGATGGTTGTGGATGACCAAATGAACGATGTGGAGCGATATTTGCTTGACGATCCTGTCAACCCATTGACCCCCTCATTTGACTAA